One segment of Gammaproteobacteria bacterium DNA contains the following:
- the folC gene encoding bifunctional tetrahydrofolate synthase/dihydrofolate synthase: MRFSTLNDWLNWQATLHPRAIDLGLERVRAVLDRLQPEPPSFVTITVGGTNGKGSCVAFLDAILRAAGYRVGAYTSPHLLRYTERIRVNAVEIDDQSLCEAFARIDTTRGDVSLTYYEFGTLAALDLFRQASVDVAVLEIGLGGRLDAVNVLDADAALVTSIDLDHTDWLGADRDSIGYEKAGIFRPDRPAICADADPPLRLIEHARCIGAQLLQVGYDYGFTLAGPTWRWQSNELQLDDLPLPALIGEPQMGNAAAALMTLASLRQKLPVPPTAIHFGLTNADLPGRFQIIPGPVEWILDVAHNPRAAAVLAQNLRVRPRPGRTLAIMGLLADKDARGIIAALTQSIDAWYAVTLEGARGRTSAELMTLLHKAGASVTPAANIQNACQAALATARTGDRIVVLGSFHIVGPVLAIQPWLSSFSLPSSGGA; this comes from the coding sequence ATGCGCTTTAGCACCCTCAACGATTGGCTCAATTGGCAGGCAACTCTGCATCCTCGCGCCATTGACCTCGGTTTGGAGCGGGTGCGCGCTGTACTGGATCGGCTGCAACCCGAACCACCGTCATTCGTGACGATCACGGTCGGTGGCACCAATGGCAAAGGCTCGTGCGTGGCTTTCCTGGACGCTATCCTGCGCGCCGCCGGTTACCGAGTGGGCGCGTACACCTCGCCCCATCTGTTACGTTACACCGAGCGTATTCGAGTCAATGCGGTGGAAATCGACGATCAATCGCTTTGCGAGGCGTTTGCGCGCATTGACACGACGCGGGGCGATGTTTCCCTGACCTATTATGAATTTGGAACCCTGGCGGCTCTGGATCTGTTTCGCCAAGCCAGCGTAGACGTTGCCGTGCTGGAAATCGGCTTGGGCGGACGGCTGGACGCCGTCAATGTCCTGGACGCCGACGCAGCCCTGGTGACCAGCATCGATCTCGATCATACCGACTGGTTGGGTGCGGACCGCGACAGTATCGGTTACGAAAAAGCCGGTATTTTCCGCCCCGACCGCCCTGCCATTTGCGCCGATGCCGATCCACCGCTGCGATTGATCGAGCACGCTCGGTGCATCGGCGCGCAGCTATTGCAGGTTGGTTACGATTATGGCTTTACCCTCGCCGGGCCAACCTGGCGTTGGCAGTCAAATGAATTGCAACTCGATGATCTACCATTGCCAGCGCTGATCGGAGAGCCGCAGATGGGAAACGCCGCCGCCGCGTTGATGACGCTGGCCAGTCTGCGGCAAAAACTGCCAGTTCCACCGACTGCCATCCACTTCGGCTTAACCAACGCTGATTTACCGGGGCGCTTCCAAATCATTCCGGGACCGGTTGAGTGGATTCTCGATGTTGCCCATAATCCGCGCGCGGCGGCGGTTCTCGCGCAGAACCTGCGAGTCCGTCCCCGCCCTGGCCGGACCCTGGCCATCATGGGCCTGTTGGCGGACAAGGATGCGCGTGGCATCATCGCAGCATTGACCCAGAGTATTGATGCATGGTATGCGGTGACGCTCGAAGGCGCGCGTGGACGGACCAGCGCTGAACTCATGACGCTGCTGCACAAAGCTGGCGCCTCGGTGACCCCAGCCGCCAACATCCAGAACGCTTGCCAAGCCGCGCTTGCCACAGCGCGGACGGGTGATCGTATTGTCGTGCTCGGTTCGTTCCACATCGTTGGGCCGGTGTTGGCGATCCAGCCGTGGTTATCGAGTTTTTCTTTGCCGTCATCAGGGGGGGCCTGA